One genomic window of Micropterus dolomieu isolate WLL.071019.BEF.003 ecotype Adirondacks linkage group LG06, ASM2129224v1, whole genome shotgun sequence includes the following:
- the fam110b gene encoding protein FAM110B isoform X3: MLAKPPIGHTLLSKRGSGIGGGGNGGGIPFKASNNNAKSDTCATSSGSSKRENLNLEILKNLLNSSSSSGAGSEGLGGGAKSAVMMRSSGGMARSWTPSGMPLTYRSTMTLNEQPPDSAPSPSTSHSLRSFSHSLKVPPVNIGGRRSPLQGGNLNLSRRVLDERGGEGGVIDRSRSPLPPLLTSHSSSDLLRLCNGKPLRMARSSSSSAPPLPPKPNPASLPPPALSLSLPPPHPTPSPSPCDNNTPQSLPCDIGDPYNTSTDPTLELELGSSVARRSSLHRSKSDLSDRYARAGADVERFFNYCGIDPEELEAVGPENFARANSDIVSLNFRSASMISSDCDQSRQSSNDGLSDADEGEEEEEEAGERVPYGISAVERNARVIKWLYSIRQARETQKVSHV, encoded by the exons ATGCTGGCCAAGCCTCCCATCGGTCACACCCTCCTGTCCAAGAGAGGCTCTGGGATTGGTGGAGGAGGAAATGGAGGTGGGATACCTTTCAAAGCATCCAATAACAACGCCAAGTCAGACACATGTGCAAcaagcagcggcagcagcaaaCGGGAGAATTTAAACCTGGAGATCCTGAAAAATCTGCTTAACTCATCGTCCTCTTCAGGAGCAGGATCTGAAGGGCTAGGAGGTGGAGCTAAGAGTGCGGTGATGATGAGGTCATCAGGGGGAATGGCCAGGAGTTGGACACCTTCAGG GATGCCATTAACTTACCGATCTACAATGACGCTTAATGAGCAACCACCAGACTCAGCTCCTAGTCCAAGCACCTCACATTCCCTCCGATCCTTCTCCCATTCCCTGAAGGTCCCTCCAGTCAACATTGGGGGGCGTCGCAGTCCACTCCAGGGAGGAAACCTAAACCTTAGTAGACGAGTCCTGGACGAGAGGGGAGGTGAAGGAGGAGTTATCGATCGCTCTCGTTCCCCACTACCACCTCTGCTCacctcccattcctcctctgacCTCCTGCGACTGTGCAATGGCAAGCCACTCCGCATGGCCCGATCCAGCAGCTCCTCAGCTCCACCCCTCCCTCCAAAACCCaaccctgcctccctccctcctcccgcACTTTCCTTGTCATTGCCTCCCCCTCATCCAACTCCATCCCCCTCGCCCTGTGACAACAATACCCCTCAGTCGCTACCTTGTGATATCGGAGACCCTTACAATACTTCAACAGATCCCACCCTGGAGCTTGAGCTTGGTTCATCCGTGGCTCGTCGCTCCTCGCTACACAGATCTAAATCAGACCTGTCAGACCGGTACGCCCGTGCTGGAGCTGATGTGGAACGTTTTTTTAACTATTGCGGCATCGACCCAGAGGAGCTGGAAGCAGTCGGTCCAGAGAACTTTGCACGGGCTAACTCAGATATCGTCAGCCTTAACTTTCGATCAGCCTCTATGATCTCCTCTGACTGTGACCAGTCTAGGCAATCCTCAAACGATGGACTATCAGATGCGGATGagggcgaggaggaggaggaggaggcaggggaGCGTGTTCCATATGGTATCTCTGCTGTTGAGCGAAATGCAAGAGTCATTAAGTGGCTGTACAGCATCAGACAGGCGAGAGAGACGCAAAAAGTCTCACATGTTTAG
- the fam110b gene encoding protein FAM110B isoform X1, translated as MPTETLAPALPDSKAAGPATPFTSTVPLRILNKGPDYFRRQVEPNPKRLSAVERLEADKAKYVKSQEVINAKQEPVKPPMLAKPPIGHTLLSKRGSGIGGGGNGGGIPFKASNNNAKSDTCATSSGSSKRENLNLEILKNLLNSSSSSGAGSEGLGGGAKSAVMMRSSGGMARSWTPSGMPLTYRSTMTLNEQPPDSAPSPSTSHSLRSFSHSLKVPPVNIGGRRSPLQGGNLNLSRRVLDERGGEGGVIDRSRSPLPPLLTSHSSSDLLRLCNGKPLRMARSSSSSAPPLPPKPNPASLPPPALSLSLPPPHPTPSPSPCDNNTPQSLPCDIGDPYNTSTDPTLELELGSSVARRSSLHRSKSDLSDRYARAGADVERFFNYCGIDPEELEAVGPENFARANSDIVSLNFRSASMISSDCDQSRQSSNDGLSDADEGEEEEEEAGERVPYGISAVERNARVIKWLYSIRQARETQKVSHV; from the exons GTGGAACCTAACCCAAAGCGCCTTAGTGCTGTTGAGAGACTAGAAGCTGACAAGGCCAAGTATGTCAAGAGCCAGGAAGTTATCAACGCCAAGCAGGAGCCAGTCAAACCACCAATGCTGGCCAAGCCTCCCATCGGTCACACCCTCCTGTCCAAGAGAGGCTCTGGGATTGGTGGAGGAGGAAATGGAGGTGGGATACCTTTCAAAGCATCCAATAACAACGCCAAGTCAGACACATGTGCAAcaagcagcggcagcagcaaaCGGGAGAATTTAAACCTGGAGATCCTGAAAAATCTGCTTAACTCATCGTCCTCTTCAGGAGCAGGATCTGAAGGGCTAGGAGGTGGAGCTAAGAGTGCGGTGATGATGAGGTCATCAGGGGGAATGGCCAGGAGTTGGACACCTTCAGG GATGCCATTAACTTACCGATCTACAATGACGCTTAATGAGCAACCACCAGACTCAGCTCCTAGTCCAAGCACCTCACATTCCCTCCGATCCTTCTCCCATTCCCTGAAGGTCCCTCCAGTCAACATTGGGGGGCGTCGCAGTCCACTCCAGGGAGGAAACCTAAACCTTAGTAGACGAGTCCTGGACGAGAGGGGAGGTGAAGGAGGAGTTATCGATCGCTCTCGTTCCCCACTACCACCTCTGCTCacctcccattcctcctctgacCTCCTGCGACTGTGCAATGGCAAGCCACTCCGCATGGCCCGATCCAGCAGCTCCTCAGCTCCACCCCTCCCTCCAAAACCCaaccctgcctccctccctcctcccgcACTTTCCTTGTCATTGCCTCCCCCTCATCCAACTCCATCCCCCTCGCCCTGTGACAACAATACCCCTCAGTCGCTACCTTGTGATATCGGAGACCCTTACAATACTTCAACAGATCCCACCCTGGAGCTTGAGCTTGGTTCATCCGTGGCTCGTCGCTCCTCGCTACACAGATCTAAATCAGACCTGTCAGACCGGTACGCCCGTGCTGGAGCTGATGTGGAACGTTTTTTTAACTATTGCGGCATCGACCCAGAGGAGCTGGAAGCAGTCGGTCCAGAGAACTTTGCACGGGCTAACTCAGATATCGTCAGCCTTAACTTTCGATCAGCCTCTATGATCTCCTCTGACTGTGACCAGTCTAGGCAATCCTCAAACGATGGACTATCAGATGCGGATGagggcgaggaggaggaggaggaggcaggggaGCGTGTTCCATATGGTATCTCTGCTGTTGAGCGAAATGCAAGAGTCATTAAGTGGCTGTACAGCATCAGACAGGCGAGAGAGACGCAAAAAGTCTCACATGTTTAG
- the fam110b gene encoding protein FAM110B isoform X2, which translates to MPTETLAPALPDSKAAGPATPFTSTVPLRILNKGPDYFRRQVEPNPKRLSAVERLEADKAKYVKSQEVINAKQEPVKPPMLAKPPIGHTLLSKRGSGIGGGGNGGAGSEGLGGGAKSAVMMRSSGGMARSWTPSGMPLTYRSTMTLNEQPPDSAPSPSTSHSLRSFSHSLKVPPVNIGGRRSPLQGGNLNLSRRVLDERGGEGGVIDRSRSPLPPLLTSHSSSDLLRLCNGKPLRMARSSSSSAPPLPPKPNPASLPPPALSLSLPPPHPTPSPSPCDNNTPQSLPCDIGDPYNTSTDPTLELELGSSVARRSSLHRSKSDLSDRYARAGADVERFFNYCGIDPEELEAVGPENFARANSDIVSLNFRSASMISSDCDQSRQSSNDGLSDADEGEEEEEEAGERVPYGISAVERNARVIKWLYSIRQARETQKVSHV; encoded by the exons GTGGAACCTAACCCAAAGCGCCTTAGTGCTGTTGAGAGACTAGAAGCTGACAAGGCCAAGTATGTCAAGAGCCAGGAAGTTATCAACGCCAAGCAGGAGCCAGTCAAACCACCAATGCTGGCCAAGCCTCCCATCGGTCACACCCTCCTGTCCAAGAGAGGCTCTGGGATTGGTGGAGGAGGAAATGGAG GAGCAGGATCTGAAGGGCTAGGAGGTGGAGCTAAGAGTGCGGTGATGATGAGGTCATCAGGGGGAATGGCCAGGAGTTGGACACCTTCAGG GATGCCATTAACTTACCGATCTACAATGACGCTTAATGAGCAACCACCAGACTCAGCTCCTAGTCCAAGCACCTCACATTCCCTCCGATCCTTCTCCCATTCCCTGAAGGTCCCTCCAGTCAACATTGGGGGGCGTCGCAGTCCACTCCAGGGAGGAAACCTAAACCTTAGTAGACGAGTCCTGGACGAGAGGGGAGGTGAAGGAGGAGTTATCGATCGCTCTCGTTCCCCACTACCACCTCTGCTCacctcccattcctcctctgacCTCCTGCGACTGTGCAATGGCAAGCCACTCCGCATGGCCCGATCCAGCAGCTCCTCAGCTCCACCCCTCCCTCCAAAACCCaaccctgcctccctccctcctcccgcACTTTCCTTGTCATTGCCTCCCCCTCATCCAACTCCATCCCCCTCGCCCTGTGACAACAATACCCCTCAGTCGCTACCTTGTGATATCGGAGACCCTTACAATACTTCAACAGATCCCACCCTGGAGCTTGAGCTTGGTTCATCCGTGGCTCGTCGCTCCTCGCTACACAGATCTAAATCAGACCTGTCAGACCGGTACGCCCGTGCTGGAGCTGATGTGGAACGTTTTTTTAACTATTGCGGCATCGACCCAGAGGAGCTGGAAGCAGTCGGTCCAGAGAACTTTGCACGGGCTAACTCAGATATCGTCAGCCTTAACTTTCGATCAGCCTCTATGATCTCCTCTGACTGTGACCAGTCTAGGCAATCCTCAAACGATGGACTATCAGATGCGGATGagggcgaggaggaggaggaggaggcaggggaGCGTGTTCCATATGGTATCTCTGCTGTTGAGCGAAATGCAAGAGTCATTAAGTGGCTGTACAGCATCAGACAGGCGAGAGAGACGCAAAAAGTCTCACATGTTTAG